Proteins from a single region of Borrelia duttonii Ly:
- a CDS encoding P12 family lipoprotein, which translates to MKKNVLLSAFMLALLFLLSCDLDVLNSLLLEAREKFLDENKNNKGLYLKDENQKDQEDVIIGFEGHKTMQQVVPGVGQPVATMKPVNSEIPVLRWYPYNQEEKIEIKEEDLMPDTDDEKGAQKEIDDVKSALGNSNFDQLIEEASKLKDEYAQLESSFYDIFLKLQSKIGSYRPLNRNIRIKKQELIQVYNQLNKERNDIDMLMIKVDSGFNDRSSAKYFFEKSQKTLKEAITERLKNKHRSSWERKRNIDAIARRSRSEAESSLKQLESASSKIGEVMGRKKDIEELIENAKSVLGGF; encoded by the coding sequence ATGAAGAAAAATGTTTTATTATCAGCATTTATGTTGGCACTGTTATTCTTGTTATCATGTGATCTTGATGTTCTTAATAGTTTGTTACTTGAAGCAAGAGAAAAATTTTTAGATGAAAACAAAAATAATAAAGGTTTGTATTTGAAAGATGAAAATCAAAAAGATCAAGAAGATGTTATCATTGGTTTTGAGGGGCATAAAACAATGCAACAAGTTGTTCCAGGTGTAGGACAACCTGTGGCAACTATGAAGCCTGTTAATTCTGAAATTCCAGTGTTGCGATGGTATCCTTATAATCAAGAGGAAAAGATAGAGATAAAGGAAGAAGATTTAATGCCAGATACTGATGACGAAAAAGGAGCTCAAAAAGAAATTGATGATGTAAAAAGTGCTCTTGGGAATTCTAATTTTGATCAATTGATTGAGGAGGCAAGTAAACTTAAGGATGAGTATGCACAATTGGAATCTAGTTTTTATGATATATTCCTAAAACTTCAAAGTAAAATAGGAAGTTATCGTCCTTTAAATAGGAATATTAGGATAAAGAAACAGGAACTAATTCAAGTTTACAATCAGTTGAATAAGGAAAGAAATGATATTGATATGCTTATGATTAAAGTTGATAGTGGCTTTAATGATCGAAGCTCTGCAAAGTATTTTTTTGAGAAATCACAAAAGACTTTGAAAGAAGCTATTACTGAAAGATTAAAAAATAAACATAGGAGTTCCTGGGAAAGAAAAAGAAATATTGATGCAATAGCTAGAAGGTCGAGAAGTGAAGCAGAAAGTTCTTTAAAGCAATTAGAATCTGCTTCTTCTAAGATAGGTGAAGTAATGGGAAGAAAGAAAGATATAGAAGAACTTATTGAAAATGCAAAATCTGTTCTTGGAGGGTTTTAA